The Chloroflexota bacterium genome window below encodes:
- the radC gene encoding DNA repair protein RadC → MALAKLARFGPSALHDDELLAIVVGGRDAAKAVRSVLDPRGLAGLASAGLAELRPIGHRRAACLLAAIELGRRVASTWPAAGWRIRAPADLAERLVPVMGHLEREELRSVLLNTKNTVTGMVTVYAGNLAGSSVRVGEVFREAVQRQSAAMVVVHNHPSGDPSPSTEDLRITRELAEAGRLLDIELLDHLVIGHGRWVSLRALGAL, encoded by the coding sequence TCGCGATTGTGGTCGGCGGTCGCGACGCCGCGAAAGCTGTCCGGTCCGTCCTCGACCCGCGAGGATTGGCCGGGCTGGCATCCGCCGGGCTCGCCGAGCTGCGACCGATCGGGCATCGCCGTGCAGCCTGCCTCCTGGCCGCGATCGAGCTCGGCCGCCGGGTTGCGTCCACGTGGCCGGCCGCCGGCTGGCGCATCCGCGCCCCTGCCGACCTGGCCGAGCGTCTGGTGCCGGTGATGGGTCACCTGGAGCGCGAGGAGCTGCGATCGGTGCTGCTCAACACCAAGAACACGGTCACCGGCATGGTCACCGTCTACGCCGGGAACCTGGCAGGCTCATCGGTCAGGGTCGGTGAGGTCTTTCGTGAAGCGGTCCAACGCCAATCGGCGGCCATGGTGGTCGTCCACAACCACCCATCCGGAGACCCGTCGCCGTCGACCGAGGACCTGCGCATCACCCGCGAGCTGGCTGAAGCGGGGAGGCTGCTCGATATCGAGCTGCTCGACCACCTGGTGATCGGCCACGGGCGCTGGGTCAGCCTGCGTGCGCTCGGCGCCCTGTAG